The following proteins are co-located in the Camarhynchus parvulus chromosome 19, STF_HiC, whole genome shotgun sequence genome:
- the FOXN1 gene encoding forkhead box protein N1, whose protein sequence is MVSLLQDQSNIKFSASDTLERDQQDLMKAQGDSISPVQQSDNPSYSCQPYEPDTRTERTSSESSPSPSPASPCQDPIQGGFPASQGIPCGKNKFRASFSTERFRRCSYEENAAGSYERFLKSSRNPFHPYKRQISEDVFQEAHQALPPPETSPFKSHRGIDGFEGLPGSAEEPEAFPTHIPNISAEQPWCNSLQYSTTGQEHGSQVMGDSDLKLRTSPLEGQPGLYCYQPQVQQMYCSSHPFHQYPSGGSYPVTYIASSHYPYQRIAPQSSQESQQPLFPKPIYSYSILIFMALKNSKTGSLPVSEIYNFMTEHFPYFKTAPDGWKNSVRHNLSLNKCFEKVENKSGNSSRKGCLWALNPAKIDKMQEELQKWKRKDPVAVRKSMAKPEELDTLIGDKSEKLRSSLVSCSPPGAAGASLSRQMAAQSHPLCEPSLSSGIPQGFHGIPASAALHAKSPLPALLGGQQPGCFASPQGFPQMPTALLQHTPEPPSLFPAGEAQSQLRTQPSIPQDSPVPAQSPPSCGMKMLPEHSPARTVQDTLLQEGDLSNDIDALNPSLTDFDLQGNLWEELKDDSLAVDPLVLISSSPQCFPSHCQLESGGPSAHGGAHGSAHGSAPELQLTTLYSAFMELDTVSPSYLSNTPGSKPIALM, encoded by the exons GATAACCCCAGCTACAGCTGCCAGCCCTATGAGCCGGACACCAGGACAGAAAGGACGAGCTCGGaatcctctcccagccccagccctgcctccccaTGCCAGGACCCCATCCAGGGGGGCTTCCCTGCCAGCCAAGGAATCCCCTGTGGCAAGAACAAATTCAGAGCATCCTTCAGCACCGAGAGATTCCGGCGCTGCAGCTACGAGGAGAACGCTGCCGGCAGCTACGAGCGCTTCctcaagagcagcaggaacccCTTCCACCCTTACAAGAGGCAGATCAGCGAGGATGTTTTCCAGGAAGCTCACCAGGCCCTGCCACCACCAGAAACTTCTCCCTTCAAAAGTCACAGGGGCATCGATGGCTTCGAGGGTCTGCCGGGATCTGCTGAGGAGCCGGAGGCGTTTCCCACCCACATCCCAAATATCTCCGCGGAGCAGCCGTGGTGTAACAGCCTCCAGTACAGCACCACGGGGCAGGAGCACGGCTCCCAGGTCATG GGGGATTCAGACCTGAAGCTCAGGACATCCCCCCTGGAAGGGCAGCCTGGCTTGTATTGCTACCAGCCCCAGGTGCAGCAGATGTATTGCTCCTCACACCCTTTCCACCAG TACCCCTCAGGAGGCAGCTACCCCGTGACTTACATCGCTTCCTCGCACTACCCCTACCAAAGGATTGCTCCTCAAAGCAGCCAAGAATCTCAGCAGCCTCTGTTCCCCAAACCCATCTACTCCTACAG CATCCTGATCTTCATGGCTCTCAAAAACAGCAAGACAGGGAGTTTGCCAGTCAGTGAGATTTACAATTTCATGACAGAACACTTCCCTTACTTTAAG ACAGCTCCAGATGGTTGGAAGAATTCCGTGCGCCACAACTTATCTTTGAACAAGTGCTTTGAGAAAGTTGAGAACAAGTCAGGGAATTCTTCTAGAAAGGGCTGTTTGTGGGCTCTGAATCCAGCCAAGATTGACAAGATGCAGGAGGAGCTTCAGAAATGGAAGAGGAAAGACCCAGTTGCTGTGAGGAAGAGTATGGCAAAGCCAG AAGAGCTTGACACCCTGATAGGCGACAAGAGCGAGAAGCTGCGCTCGTCCCTGGTGTCGTGCAGCCCGCCGGGCGCTGCAGGTGCCTCCCTCTCCAGGCAGATGGCAGCGCAATCCCATCCCTTGTGCGAGCCCTCGCTCTCCTCGGGCATCCCGCAGGGCTTCCACGGCATCCCCGCCTCGGCAGCGCTGCACGCCAAGAgccccctgcccgccctgcTGGGGGGGCAGCAGCCCGGCTGCTTCGCATCCCCCCAGGGCTTCCCCCAGATGCCCACGGCGCTGCTGCAGCACACGCCCGAGCCTCCGAGCCTGTTCCCTGCTGGGGAGGCTCAAAGCCAGCTCCGGACTCAGCCCAGCATCCCTCAGGATTCCCCAGTGCCGGCTCAGAGCCCCCCGAGCTGTGGGATGAAGATGCTACCCGAGCATTCTCCGGCCAGGACGGTGCAGGACacgctgctgcaggagggagacCTCAGCAATGACATCGATGCTCTCAATCCATCCCTCACTGATTTTGATCTCCAAG gGAATCTTTGGGAGGAGCTGAAGGACGACAGCCTGGCCGTGGATCCCCTTGTCCTCATTTCATCATCCCCGCAGTGTTTTCCCTCGCACTGCCAGCTGGAGAGCGGCGGCCCCAGCGCGCACGGGGGCGCGCACGGGAGCGCGCACGGGAGCGCGCCCGAGCTGCAGCTCACCACGCTCTACTCCGCATTCATGGAGCTGGACACGGTGTCCCCTTCCTACCTGAGCAACACCCCCGGCTCCAAACCCATCGCGCTGATGTGA